The Dioscorea cayenensis subsp. rotundata cultivar TDr96_F1 chromosome 16, TDr96_F1_v2_PseudoChromosome.rev07_lg8_w22 25.fasta, whole genome shotgun sequence sequence AATAGGCACACATATATAATAGTAGATGAGAGACAAGTgatcataaataatttttattatatttatgtttaaatagatagcactaataataaaatatcgCGATTAAGTCATACAATTTTGtcattacatatataatatatatataccattgaACAAATATATGAAGTAATGTGAAAAACACTTGTCATAATAGTATACAAAAATTAAGTGTGTAGGTAGTTTTATATCACATTTTCGTTTAATCggacaaacaacaaaaacaataaaaatattatgattaatttatacaattttATCATTACCTTTACctttaaacaaacacattagcaatgtaaaaaatagttaatcataacattacataaaaaacaagtaatttatattatatttttcttaagtaGACAAcaaaccaatttataaaatatttgttatacttatacatttaaacaaacacatcgattaatgttaaaaaaaaaaaaaaaactattcataATAGTACATAAAAGATAAGTGATCATAAATAACATCTACCACACTTCTCCTCAAGTAGACAATTGTAGAAACAatcaaatttcataattaattggTACAATTTTATGATTACTATTACCCTTTAATAAAGACATAGGTTAATGTGAAAATAACCCATCATAAAAGTTAGTACATGAAAgtgcaaaaaaaaacaagtaggATAAATAAAATGTCATAATTGGAGTGGTCCATTCTTCACACATCAAGACAGAGGATGCTCTATATTGAAAGGTAGATCTAGCTCCAAGGTGTGGTCCACTGTGGAGGTTGTTTGGCTTTGCCAATTTATTGTGTATCACTCTTTAGTAATATAGTGAGCATGAACAACTACTTCTCAACTATgaaaatatatgcaataaatGAGTCTGAAAATTCAAAAGATGAAGTTACATATGATCAAATTGAGAACCAAGTCCTATATAAATGTAACATCTCCAATTTGATNNNNNNNNNNNNNNNNNNNNNNNNNNNNNNNNNNNNNNNNNNNNNNNNNNNNNNNNNNNNNNNNNNNNNNNNNNNNNNNNNNNNNNNNNNNNNNNNNNNNNNNNNNNNNNNNNNNNNNNNNNNNNNNNNNNNNNNNNNNNNNNNNNNNNNNNNNNNNNNNNNNNNNNNNNNNNNNNNNNNNNNNNNNNNNNNNNNNNNNNNNNNNNNNNNNNNNNNNNNNNNNNNNNNNNNNNNNNNNNNNNNNNNNNNNNNNNNNNNNNNNNNNNNNNNNNNNNNNNNNNNNNNNNNNNNNNNNNNNNNNNNNNNNNNNNNNNNNNNNNNNNNNNNNNNNNNNNNNNNNNNNNNNNNNNNNNNNNNNNNNNNNNNNNNNNNNNNNNNNNNNNNNNNNNNNNNNNNNNNNNNNNNNNNNNNNNNNNNNNNNNNNNNNNNNNNNNNNNNNNNNNNNNNNNNNNNNNNNNNNNNNNNNNNNNNNNNNNNNNNNNNNNNNNNNNNNNNNNNNNNNNNNNNNNNNNNNNNNNNNNNNNNNNNNNNNNNNNNNNNNNNNNNNNNNNNNNNNNNNNNNNNNNNNNNNNNNNNNNNNNNNNNNNNNNNNNNNNNNNNNNNNNNNNNNNNNNNNNNNNNNNNNNNNNNNNNNNNNNNNNNNNNNNNNNNNNNNNNNNNNNNNNNNNNNNNNNNNNNNNNNNNNNNNNNNNNNNNNNNNNNNNNNNNNNNNNNNNNNNNNNNNNNNNNNNNNNNNNNNNNNNNNNNNNNNNNNNNNNNNNNNNNNNNNNNNNNNNNNNNNNNNNNNNNNNNNNNNNNNNNNNNNNNNNNNNNNNNNNNNNNNNNNNNNNNNNNNNNNNNNNNNNNNNNNNNNNNNNNNNNNNNNNNNNNNNNNNNNNNNNNNNNNNNNNNNNNNNNNNNNNNNNNNNNNNNNNNNNNNNNNNNNNNNNNNNNNNNNNNNNNNNNNNNNNNNNNNNNNNNNNNNNNNNNNNNNNNNNNNNNNNNNNNNNNNNNNNNNNNNtgtataatatatatatcaagaaaatatataattattagaaatgtgataattttttttaatattattaatgtataaaaataatactcatGTATATAATATGGTGAGTTGGGTATAAAGTAGCGAATTAtgtttgataataaataaatataaatttattttatttataaagtaatttgaatattattattcattttaaattattataattaattatttaaattaataaattttatttaattaaatctccaTCCAGAGAAGAAAAATGTCATTGtactttgattattataattaaatatttaaattcataatttttatttagttaaatcTCCAAAACaaacatgttattttattttattataattaaatttctaacattataatttttattatttattatttattattaatttaaattataataattactaaAACCATTTGGTTTAAGTAATTTAGAGGTATTAACATATGTCTTCTGTGAAGAGTGTGAGGGGGctcacaataaaaatattaacttttgtttgtctttttttcccatatatatatatacttatttaatttttataactaaATTTCCACGGaaggtaaaaaaagaaaatcatttcaTACAATCCAATCACATTCCCAAAGCATTCTCTTAGTCAGGAAATGAAATTCCCtcctgagaaaaaaaaaattctttcttatttttaaagttaaattacaataaaataatcaaagaaaataatgataGAAATCAActcaaagaattaaaaaaaataaaaaataaaaaaatcatagctatacaaaaccaaataataaataaataaataaataaatacatctcTTTGCCGACGATTCAATCATCCTATTTACACAACGACGgcagtaaataataataataataataataataataataataataataataataataataataaaatctcaTCCCTCATCGTGATCTGAAAATTTCGATCAAAACCGAGAGGAAGCAAGGCTAAGAACGAACCAACCTGGAGATCAGAGATCATCGGCGGAGGAGACGGAGGAGAGCCGGCTAGGGCGAGGCTGGAATACAGCCTTGCGGTGGTTGAGATGGGAAGAAGGACGACTTAGCGCGGCGAGGACGAGGACGCGACGAGCCCAATCACCGCTCAATAGCCCGATCTGGGTCTGCGACGGTGAAACGGCGATGGGTCGTTGGGGAACAACGATCTTGTGATCGCTGCAGCGGTAGGAGCCGGGGTGGGTAGTCGGGGAGCAGGCGCAGCTCCGGCGATGGGCGGAGGAGGGGGCGCGAAGAGATCGGATCCGAGAGGAGGTCGCCGCCATTAGGGCAGTGGATTGCGGGGAGAGAAGCGCGCATGCGAAGAAGGTTTCTGGGTGGGTTTCTATTTATTATCTCACTGGGATGGTTTCGTAAATATGTGGAAATCTGAGGGTGTTTCCGGGATTTTGATATTCTCAAGGGATGATTTGTCAACGGACTTGGTTCGAGGTAACTACTACGGAATCAATATATGACTCATTATTTTAACTataagtttataaattttattatttatttaatatataatatataaataaattaataattgaaaatgatAACACAGATACATTTCTATAGTAGATATTACAGAACcgaaatatgatttatcatcctcTGTTAAATTGCTTTAATTTAGGATTTCTAAAACAAAGATTAACTAATAATGTAATTACTAATATACTCCTAtataatgtaataaataaaataaaataaaatttataagcgGTTTCGTGGTACACAAACCAAGtctgtttatttttcttgatttaattatcttaaataattgaaaaatgatTCAGTGGACTAACTATTATAGAATTAAAACGTGGATCATTTTTAACTATgagtttataaatttaattttttatttattacataataTATGATAGGTTGgcaattatattaaaatattattaattttattttaaaaatcattaaattgagAGAATCCAACATGTGAGGATGAGTCATTATAATTATCATAGAACcatatttatgaaattattttattaaaaaattactctcatttattttaaaaaattattaaattgaaacAATTCAATAGGTGTGGATAGAGTTGTTCCATTGTGACCATCATAAACCGAGTCCATGGATCATCTCTTCACCCGTGGACACTTCAACTGGGTTTCCGTTGGTACATCCGTACATGCCTCGCGATTAGGATTTGTTtatgattatctttggatttgacGGTGAGATGTGGCTTatgtccctttttttttttttgggatccAATGTTTCAATGCTTCGAGATTGTGATGATGTGCGGATCTCGAGATAGATCAACGGTTGATGATATAGCTTTTGACATATATATCCCTGTCGAACTCCTAATTTATAGGCCTTCTGACTGGGTAATGTTGTAAATTATTGAAGGTTAAGGGTGTTTTTGGGGATTTGATATTTCATAGGTGATCCTTTTGACTTGGTAGACGTTATCACCACGTTGGGCTGGGTTTTGAGGATTCTGCCTCGATTTTGGCTTTTATGGTTTCTGTGGAGTTGACCAGGATGAGTTTGGATGCTTTGAGATTCGATTTGTAAACGGATCTAAAGAGAGATCTACGGTCGACTGGGGCACTCGGTCTTCTATTATTATCccgggtttatatatatatataataagctcatatttgataaatgatgatttttaattatatattcttaAATTAAGCCAATTGTGTCATTTAATTATGAATAATACATTTAATAAACTTCTAAATAATTAACCAATTTCTATatattgatataaataataaaaccaactactccctccgttcttttttatctgtcacaaatccatatttttttatctattattttttgatatcaagaaatattaattatttttttccaaattaccTTTAACAGTCTATTCAATTCTTTTTCAGAATTAAATAtgagtgaaaaatataaaaatataaattaaaggtaattttgaaaaaataacaaattttttataaaattttgtgaa is a genomic window containing:
- the LOC120279633 gene encoding uncharacterized protein LOC120279633; translated protein: MAATSSRIRSLRAPSSAHRRSCACSPTTHPGSYRCSDHKIVVPQRPIAVSPSQTQIGLLSGDWARRVLVLAALSRPSSHLNHRKAVFQPRPSRLSSVSSADDL